In a genomic window of Pieris brassicae chromosome 7, ilPieBrab1.1, whole genome shotgun sequence:
- the LOC123712250 gene encoding uncharacterized protein LOC123712250, protein MIIVLFLILAKPTISSLLSRVKNRYEYLPHEDTDFGSEDLYEFVSTNDFLPEPKNIVPKLYDLNPNSYKQRKSTMYEIPYSFNKIRKTMENEVVFEEARQTIHDKITLKHRKTLEDKSKNQNITDIILNTHIYDVETYVSLNNNYSTEIYLKVRSNRPTKNMSTDTTIKRRKTFASLFPTRRNFEPIVVVTETTKSRRRKTKYPDWLTWLTNASDTTTTTFFETLKSSAPSESPLTSITTFEMTQSAPKGNKLKTKVHSCYMCGVLKSGIPRNQECYLVFDSPDLRYRYKKKRYRVKCVHKSVSYSSGRNFYGPFFRGGCFKRFLDIGTIYNERGCRVNSKSSKRGTYASSRFRKLEKLLNNIEDGCVSSPHASLTPFSRAISLYARYHVCVCKKRYCNASTMFTSSILLYSLVLLKL, encoded by the exons atgattatcgtattgtttttaattttagctaAACCTACAATATCATCATTATTATCACGTGTAAAAAACCGATACGAGTACTTACCTCATGAAGATACAGATTTTGGGTCGGAAGACTTATACGAATTTGTGAGCACCAATGATTTTTTACCGGAACCAAAGAACATTGTACCCAAATTGTACGATTTAAATCCAAATAGttataaacaaagaaaatcaaCAATGTATGAGATCCCGTAtagtttcaataaaattcGTAAAACTATGGAGAATGAAGTAGTTTTTGAAGAAGCTCGTCAAACTATACAcgataaaattactttaaaacatCGTAAGACTTTGGAAGATAAATCAAAAAACCAGAACATAAcggatattatattaaatacacacATTTATGACGTTGAAACAtatgtttcattaaataacaattattctacagaaatttatttaaaagttagaAGTAACAGACCAACTAAAAATATGAGCACagatacaacaataaaaagaCGAAAGACGTTCGCATCGCTTTTTCCAACTAGAAGAAACTTTGAACCTATCG TGGTTGTTACAGAAACCACAAAATCACGTAGACGTAAAACAAAGTACCCAGATTGGCTGACTTGGCTAACTAATGCTTCTGATACGACTACAACAACTTTTTTTGAGACCTTGAAATCTTCTGCGCCTTCGGAAAGTCCATTAACATCTATTACTACATTTGAAATGACACAAAGTGCACCCAAAGGCAATAAGTTGAAGACAAAAGTTCACTCTTGCTATATGTGCGGAGTATTGAAGAGTGGAATACCGAGAAATCAAGAATGCTACCTAGTTTTTGATTCGCCTGATCTAAG ATACCGATATAAGAAGAAGCGGTACCGTGTAAAGTGTGTCCATAAATCAGTATCATACTCGTCTGGTCGAAACTTCTATGGGCCCTTCTTTCGCGGTGGTTGTTTCAAACGATTCCTTGATATTGGTACAATTTACAATGAACGAGGATGTCGGGTTAACTCGAAATCGTCGAAGCGAGGGACCTATGCCTCTAGTAGGTTTAGAAAATTGGAAAAACtgctaaataatatagaagatGGGTGTGTTTCCAGTCCCCATGCATCGCTTACTCCATTTAGTCGAGCTATTTCTCTATATGCAAGATACCATGTTTGTGTTTGCAAGAAACGTTATTGCAACGCCAGTACAATGTTTACTTCTAGCATATTGTTATACAGTttggttttattaaagttgtaa